Proteins encoded in a region of the Orcinus orca chromosome 8, mOrcOrc1.1, whole genome shotgun sequence genome:
- the TIMM8B gene encoding mitochondrial import inner membrane translocase subunit Tim8 B, with the protein MAELGEADEAELQRLVAAEQQKAQFTAQVHHFMELCWDKCVEKPGNRLDSRTENCLSSCVDRFIDTTLAITSRFAQIVQKGGQ; encoded by the exons ATGGCGGAGCTGGGTGAGGCGGATGAAGCGGAGTTGCAGCGCCTGGTGGCGGCGGAACAGCAGAAAGCGCAGTTCACTGCACAG gtGCATCACTTCATGGAGTTATGTTGGGATAAATGTGTGGAGAAGCCAGGGAATCGCCTAGACTCTCGCACAGAAAATTGTCTCTCTAGCTGTGTGGACCGCTTCATTGACACTACTCTTGCTATCACCAGTCGGTTTGCCCAGATTGTACAGAAAGGAGGGCAGTAG